From the Actinomycetota bacterium genome, the window CAAGCGACGCCGGACTCTGCAGCCCCAGCTCAACCGCTGCATCGTAGAGTGCGTTCCCCGGGGTCGGTGCATAGAAATGCAACTGGGAGTTATACTCACCGACGATCTTCGAAACCTGTTCCATGACATCCCAGGTCTCCTCGATCTCGTTTTCCGTCTCTCCCGGAAAGCCCACGATGAAACTATACGAGATCTTGATGCCGTGGCGGCTCGCCACCCGCGCAGCTTCGAGGATGTCCTCGGGGCCGATGTCCTTCTGCATGGTCGCCAGCTGCGTCTCCGAACCGCTCTCGGCTCCCACCAGGAATGCCCAGAGGCCACTTTCCTTCAAAATATCAAATGTTTCGTCGGCGAACCTGCCGAGCTGCGGCGCGCGCGCGTTGGCGGCCCAGCCGAACTTCATGCCCCGGTCCACCATCCCCTGGGAGATGGCGCGCGCCCGGCTCTCCTTGACGAAGTAGGTGGAATCGAAGTACATGATGCCGTTGACGCCAAGGTAGCTCTCCAGCCACTCGAGGTCTGACAGCACCCGATCCGGCGTATAGGCTTTCCAGCGCCTGCCATAGACGAGCGGCTCGGCGCAGAACTGGCACCGCGCCGGACATCCCTGGCTGGAAACATAGTTGATGACGCGGGTGCCCACGTGCATGCTGTTGAGATACTGCTTTGGATTATCCAGCTTCTCATAGGGAAGCCGGGGAAAGTCGTTGATATCGGCGACGGGGCGTGATGTGTTGTTAACCGTCTCGCCGTCGCGGGTCATGGTGATACCGTCGACATCCGCGAAGTCCTCACCCTGGCTGAGCCGGTTGGCTATCTCGAGCAGTGTCAGCTCGCCCTGGCCGCGCACGACCGCGTCGACATACTTGTTCTGGCTGGTCTGCTCCGGCAGGATCGAGGGATGATAGCCGCCCCAGATGATCGGCAGCTTCAGGCCTGCGTCACGAACGGCCTTCGCGGCTTCCAGGGCAAAATGGATCTGTGCCCCGGTCATGCAGCTTATCCCGAGCAGAAGGGCGTCGCGGCTCTCCCTGACTACCTTCTGCTGCCAGCCGGGATCGACGTTGGCGTCGATCAGCACGACCTCGAATCCCTCAGCGAAAAGCGGCGCCGATACGGCCAGGATCGGCAACGGCGCCCAGGTCCACGGATGGTATATCTTCTGGTAGTGGTTCCTGGGGTAAAGCAGGACCACTTTTTTGCGGATGCCACTCATCAGCCGTTCCTTTTCAGCTCGAATATCAGCGTTTCCTTATCGGTTCCCGGCCTGACTGTATTAACCAGCGTCCACTCGGGATGCCTGTCTTCGCCCTCCAGCAGCGGCCCCAGTTCCGGCCGCCAGTCCCTGACGTCGACCACGCTGATTACAAGATAATCGACATCTGCCCGCAATGCATAGTCAGTAGTCGAATTATAATCCGCATAGGGAAGGATCACGCCTTCGGCGCCTGCATATATGGCTGTCGCCGGCTCGCGGTCCATGATCCGCTTCCCCTCGCCGGCTGTCGCCGTGATCCAGTTGGCGCTGTCGAGTTTCTCGACCGGATAACGCTGCTTTAGTACTGTGACCCCGGACAGCGCCAGCAGCGGCAGCATTACGACCATGGCCAGCAACAATGGCGACCAGCTCGTCAGGCGTTCGCGCAAGCTCCCGGAAAAACAGTACTCGGCGGTCGCTGCTCCCCATTGCTCCAGGCGCCGCCACCCCATCGCCGCCAGCACCATGAGCGGCGGCAGATATTCTATAAAGAAGTAGCTCTGAAAATACAGCATGAAGCCAATGAATGCAGGCGAAATCATAAGCCAGAGGAAGCCGGTGCGCGCCGCTCGCCGCCGGTCCCACCCCCGGGCAAACAGCCCGAGGCCGAGCAGCGGCAACAGTGTCAGCGGGATCAGCTTCGCCATCTCCTCGGCGTGAAAATCGTATCCCATGCTGAAGAACCGCTTGAAACCACCCCAGGGATCTTCCAGGAAAAACCGCAGGGGTCCAGTCGGCCCCTTGCTTTCTAAATAATTCTCGAGCCTCAGCTGCTCGCTGCCCGCGTCGAATCCATAGGCATAACGGTCCCAGGCAACCGTATCCGGTTTTAGCAGATGTTCGACCGCCATCGCCTCGGGTGTCGACGAACCGCCGGTCAGGCTCCAGCCACCCTGTACCTGGTGCAGGTACAGGGCATACGGGACAGCGAAAAGCATGAATACTGCCACTGCTGCCAGCGCCGGCACGGCGAGCCTGTTCCAGGCCCGCCTCTGCCAGGCCACTGCCAGCGAAAGTGGCACCAGGATGCTCATGTAATAAAGCGCCTCTTCGCCCGCGAGATAGGCAAACCCCATTGAGGCCCCAGCCATGATTCCGTCGATCCGGTGGAAACCGGTGATCAGTTTCCAGGTGAAGTACATGCCAAAGGTCAGGAAGAAGAGGAAGACGCCGGTACCGAAAAGCCGGGATGAAGTATCGACCAGCAGGGGGTTGAGCGTGATCAGCGCCGCAGCCATCAGGCCGGTCCTCTCGCTCAGCAACGCTCTGCCCAGCAGAAAAACGGGTATCGGGACAAGGCTGCCGAAGATCACCGCAACGGCATGACCCGACAGGATCATGTCTCCCAGGATCTGATCCAGTCCCGCCATCATCCATGAGTAGAGTGGCGGGAAGAACAGGTCCATATATTCCATAAGCCCCAGGGCGCCGCTATCTGAAGCGAGATTCCCCGCCATGCGGATATAGATAGCCTCGTCACCCTGGAGCATCGGCCGGAAGCTGACTGCTGCCATCCGGATCGCCAGCGCCAGCAGCACCAGCGCCGTGAGAATCGCCCAGCTGCGGTGACTGACGGCTGTTTCCGGTTCGGTTGTCCTGTTCCTGTCTGTCATCGGTTCAACCTGAAGATCATGACCTCGCGAGGCGTACCTTCTTCTTCCTTATGCACGAGGGTCCAGTCAGGATGGGTCCCAGCGTCTTCCAGCAGCTTGACCAAGTGAGGCCGAAGCGAGTAGATGTCGCCGGCGCTGATTATGAGGTAATCCGTATCCCTGGCCTTTGCGAAAGCGGTCGTCCTGTCGTAGTCAGCATAGGGCAGCGCCACGGAGATGCCACCGGCGTAATACGCCGCCGAGGCGTTGCGCCCCATGATCCGCTGGCCAGTGCCGGCGTCCTGCCTGAGCCACTCGCCGGCCTCGCGGTACTCGATCGGATGGGATTTGCTGATGACATTCGTCACGGCGCCGGAGATCGTATAAGCGAAGACCGGCACGATAACCAGCAATCCGACGAACCATGGAGCCAGCTTCATAAGCCGCGACCGCGGTGGATCGGCAAGGCTAAGCTCCAGAGTCTCGGCCGCCCACGCTTCCATTTTCTGCCATCCCTGCGCCACCCAGATCATCAGAAGCGGCGCATAGGGCATGAAGAAGCGGGAATGGGCAGAGATGGCGAGAACCAGTATCGCCGGCGTCATCAAAAGGAAGATATAGCCAGCCGATAATGCCTGTTTACGGTTCCAGCCGTAGGCGAAAAGCCCCACCCCCAGGAGCGGTAGCAGCCACAGCGGCGCCACCTGGGCGAAAACACTGGTATGGAGGACATCAACCTGGTCGCCGAAATTCTTGAACGCCTGCTTCGGATAGTTGATCATGAAAGCGATGGGATTAGCCACAGTCTCGTCAGCCTCCATCTCGATCAGCAGCAGCTCCGTGCCCTGCTCGTTCAGCGCCAGCAGCTCCCGCTCCGAATCCCAGACGCTGGCATGCTGAAGGTTCCTGGTTGCGGCGTTGATCGGACCGGCCGCAGCCTTGCCGCTGTAGGTCCATTTGCCAAGTTCACCATGGAGGAAGAAGACGTAGGGAACCGCGATCACGGAAAAGGCCACGATGAACAGCGATGCTGCGACCGCGAGCCGACGCCACCAGCGCTTCTGCAGAGCCCGGACCAGCAATACTGCGTTCAGTATCACAAGGTAATAGCAGGCAGCCGGATTGGCCAGGTAGGCAAGTCCCAGTGAAGCACCGCAAAGCAGGCTGCCCCGATGATCGCCCTCCCTGATCATCCTTACTCCGAAGAAGACCGCCACGAGCAGAAAGAAGATGTAGACGACTTCCGTGTAGATGAATTCCGAGGTGTTGATAAAGAGCGGATTGATGGCCATGAGCGCCGCGGCCATCAATCCCACCCGCCCGTCGACCAGCTCCTTCCCCAAAAGATATGTTGGGATCGGGATCAGGGCTCCGAAAAAGATCGCGACAACATATCCGGAAAGGACGAAATCCCCAAGGATGAAAGAAACGCCGGCGATCAGAGCCGGCAGCAGGATAGTGAAGTGAGTAGCGGTCATACCGCTTACCTCAGTAGGCCTCAGCCCTGCGGCCAGGTTCTCGGCCATGCGCAGATACGCGGATTCGTCATACTGGATCATGGGCCGGGTGAGCGAGGCCGCCACCCGCAGACTCAGTGCGGTCAGCACCAGAAGAGCCAGTATCCAGCCGGCGCCGAGCCGAAAGCCGCCGGCGCCGGACCGCGAGCCATTGGCGCTGGTAGAGGCCTTCATGCGCTAATGAAAATCGAGGATTGTTTTGGCGACGTATTCCACTTGAGCAGATGATATCTCGGGATAGACCGGCAGGGAAAGTATCTCGGCAACGGCCTTCTCGGTCTCAGGCAGAGGGTTGTGTGACTCGCCGGCAAAAGCGGGCTGCAGATGCACCGGCGCCGGATAATGGACCAACGCCTGGATCCCGCTGCCAGTCAGGTGTTCCCGCAGACGGTCGCGCTCCGATGACCTGATCACATACAGGTGATAGACGTGGCGGGCCCATTCCGCTTCGACCGGAGTCACCAGGCCAGAAACCAAACCAGGATCCGAAAGCAGCCGGTTGTAGAGGGCCGCTGTCTCCCGGCGGCATTCCGTCCAGCCGTCAAGCGCTCTCAGCTTCACCCGCAATATCGCCGCCTGCAGTTCGTCGAGACGGCTGACGTCGCCCTTGTAGATGTTGCGATAGCGTTCGGAGCCCTGACCGCAGTTCCCCAGTGAGCGGATCTTCTCAGCCAGCTCCGGATCATCCGTGGTGACAGCGCCGCCGTCGCCACAGGCGCCGAGATTCTTGGTCGGATAAAAACTGAAACAGCCGACGGCGCCCATGGTGCCGACGGCACGGCCTTTAAAAGCCGCGCCATGAGCCTGGGCGCAGTCCTCGACAACGGCAAGGCTATTACGCCCGGCAAAATCGAGAATCCGGCCCATGTCCACAGGATGCCCATAGAGATGCACCGGCATGACCGCGCGGGTGTGCTCTGTCCTGGCCGCCTCAAGCCGCTCGGGATCCATGCAGAAAGTACCAGGTTCGATGTCCACGAAGACCGGTCTCGCTCCGGCCTTGGAGATGGCCAGCGCCGTGTTGACAGCAGTGTGGGAGACCGTTAGGACCTCGTCGCCGGGACCGATGTCCAGAGCCTTGAGCGCCAGATAGAGGGCGTCGGTGCCGGAACCTACCCCGACCGCGTGCCTGGTGCCGGCCCAGGCGGCGAACTCTTCCTCGAAGGCCCGGGTGTTCTCGCCCAGCACATAAGCACCGCCCGCGAGCACCTTCGCCACGGCCTCGTCGATCTCATCCTTGAGGCCGTGATAGGTGGCGGCGAGGTCGACATATGGGACTTCCATGCCTTAGATGAACTCCAGGTGCTTCTGGTTCTCGACGATCCAGGCCCGCGCCAGGACAGCCGCTTCGTGGAAGGGACAGTCGAAGACAGCACACTCCTTCGGCTTGGTGCTGCGGAAAGCCTCAAAGTGGCGCTCGCTGTACCAGATCTCGGGAAAGCTCTTCTCATAGATGTTGCCGATCCTGTGCGTATCCTTGCGATGATGGAAGAAAGCACAAAGATACATGTCACCCTTGGCGTCAACTACCGGATGGATGGGATTGAGGAAACAGCGGCCGATGGGCTTGGTCTTCTCCAGGCTGCCGAAGACCTGGAAGCGGTCGTCCGACAGCGCCTCGGCCTTCTTCGCCTCCTCGCGCGCCTGGTCGAGCACCTCGCCCTCGGGCGTGAACTTGCTGGCTCTCAGCGCCTTGAACTGCAGATAGTCCAGGCCGATGTCGCGGGCGAGCTCGGCAGCCCGGCTGAGCTCATGCCAGTTCTTCGTCGACACCAGGTACTTGGCGCCCACGGTCGCCGTGCCGTATTTCGCGTCGGTCATGCGCCGCGGCCCCGCTTTGGCATCGACGGCTTTATCCTTGCCATGCTTCGACTTGTAACCGACGATGGTCTCCAGATTCCTGATCAGGGTGTCGAATTGATCGCGCCCGTGGATCTTCTTATAGGTCTCCGGAGTCCCGGCGTCGAAAGCGATCCTCAGGAACAGCAGGTTCTGTACCAGGAATTCGGACAGCTCGTCGGTGAGCAGGGTGCCGTTGGAGAACATCCCCACCTTGAGGCCCTTGCCGCGCATGAAGGCGATAGCCTGGATGATCTGGGGATACATCAGCGGCTCGCCGCCGCCTGAAATCTCCACACCCTCGACTCCCAGCTCCGAGAAATCGGTCACGACTTCCTTCAGGGTATCGAAGTCGAGGAACTGATCCTCGGACTTGTGCATGTATCGGGAGTGGCAACCCGCGCAGGCGTGGTTGCAGACGTTGGAGAGAAAGAACTCCATTGTCCTGGGTACCGGCATCTTGCCGGCGAGTATCTGCTGCACCTCGTGATAGCAGGAAAGGATCTTCATCGCCCCGATGGGCACCTTGTCTAAGCCGACGTTATCCATCTGTTTCCCTTTGTCCTGGAACGGTCACCGGGCTGCTGCCTGGTGGCTTTTCTGTTTCTTCAGCTGGTTGAAACGCCGCTTGACCCGCAGCGTTCCCTTGAGCATCTTGACACTCTCACTCCATACCTCTGTCTCGCCGCTGGTAGTGTCGTGGAACCAGGGTAGCCCGACTTCGGCGATCCGGAATCCGGCGGCGTTGGCCTGGGCGATGAACTCGACCAGCAGTTCGAAACCGTCGGCGCTGAGATCCAGCGACGGCAATATCTTCCGGTAAAAACCCATAAATCCTGTCTGCGTGTCCACCACGCTCAGATCAAAAAGCAGGCGGGTGAGCATGGTGTAGCCCCGGCTGAAGACCCGGCGTTTCAGCGGATAATCAGCCTTGATGCCAACATAGCGCGAGCCCACGGCGAGGTCAGCGTTCTCGAGAGCCGCAAGAAAAGTCGGGATCGACACCTCCACCGGCATGGCCAGATCACAGTCCATCTGGACGATGATCTCGCCGCGCGCGGCAGAGTAGAGCTCCCTGTAAGTATACCCGGCCCCCCGGTTAGGAAAATGGGTCGTTATCCTCACGGCCGGATCGGCAGCGGCGATGGCCTCCAGCATCTTCAGGGTGGCGTCGGCGCTGCCGTCGTTGCCGAAGACGATCTCGTAGGTGACGCCCTGCGCCTCGCAGGTATCCTTGATGCGGCGGTAGCTGGCGTCGATGATCGCCTCCTCGTTATAACAGGGGACGCAGACGCTCAGGCGCAGACCGCCGGCATCATCCATCTCAGGTTCTACAGCGGCATCGGCGCTGCCGGATGAGCCAGCCTGGGATTCTTGACTCAAAACAGGTCCTTTCGGTTCGGATCTCGCCTTGACGCAACCGCGTAGCGGAGAAAATCCCCGGTCGCCCTGATGGTCTCGCCGGGGTGTCTCGCCAGGTTACCCAATTTTCCCACAAAATAAGACGGTCTCAAATAATATCGCCGGTAGAACTCAGCCTCACGCTCAGTGCCGGCCTGGTCCTTGAACTGGCAGACATACGGCATCAGGCTGAAATCGATGTTGTCCTTCTCGATCTCATAAAGCTCGGTCTCGGGATAGGGCACCAGCGTCGAGACGGCGATGAATTCAAGGTTGAGCTCCCGGGCCAGCTTCAGGCTCAGCTCGAAATCCTCCCGGGTCTCTACCGGCGCGCCGACGATGAACCAGCCCACCATCTCAAGGCCGCTGGCGCGCACCTGCCTGAGGTTGTCCATCACCTGCTCCAGTTTATACCCCCGCTTGAGGTAGTCGAGCACTTTCTGGGAACCACTCTCTATGCCCACATAGACCCGGCGGCAGCCGGCGTCACGCAGCGCCGCAGCGACTTCGCCGTCGATGGTGTTCGGCCGGGTGAGACAGCTCCAGGTGATTGGCGCCTCTATCCTGCCGAGTCCCTTGCAGATCTCCAGCACCCGTTTGCGCGAAGCCGTGAAAGTATCGTCCATGAACCGGAAATACCTGATGCCCTGCTGCTCCACCGCCGCAGCCACCTCGTCGACCACATGCTCCGCCGACGCCATGACGAACTTGCGGCCATAGGTGCGCACGCAATAAGCGCAGGGAAAAGGACAACCACGTGAAGATAAAAAGGTCGTATAGGGATGGCCGAAGAAGGGCTCGCCATAAAGTGAGTGATCGATTGCCGACTGGTCGGCATAGGGAAGCTCATCCAGAGAGGGATTGCGCTGAAACTCGGCAGGGATGAAAATACCATCGCCGCCGATGACGGCAACGCCCTCACCGGCCAGCACCACTGCATCGCGACGGCTGGATTCCCCCCCGGCCAGCTCCGCAGCATCGCCAGGCCGGAAACCGCCAGAATCCCCTCCGGCCGCAAGTCGCTCCAGCAGCTTGCGAAAAGCTACGTCAGGCTCGCCCGCCAGCACGAAATCGGCGCCGGTCGCCCTGAGTGTTTCCTCCCCATGGTTGCTGGGAAGGTGGCCGAAACAGCCGACCAGCGCTTCAGACATCTGCCGCCGCAGGCGGCCGAGGAACTCGATGTCGTTGTCGAAATATTCAATCGCCATTATCGAGAGGACCACATCGGGCCTGCATGCGGCCGCCTGCTCCAGCGCCGCTTCGGGCGTCAGCTTCGAGGCGATGCAGTCCATGAGCTTCACCTCGCAGCCATCGACCAGCTTCGCCTGGGCGGAGAGGTACATGAGTTCCAGCGGCGGGAACAGGAAATTCGGCGCGTTGTAAGAACATACATAGCGCCGGATAATCTGCGAACGATAAGGGGGGTTGATTAAAAGGACTCTCAAGTTACCCTTTGCTTAACGTAACAGGGGTATCTTTTGCTAGTATAGCAGGGAATCGGGGCTGGAAAGCCCCGCTCCTCACAGTTTTTTGCCATGCCAATGATCCTTGTCATAATCCTCATCACCGTGCTTGCCAACCTGGCCGACCTGCTGCTGAAAATCGGCGCCAACCGGGCTGGAGAATCGCTGGGCGACCCGCTTGCCGTGTTCCTCACGCCCTGGATCTGGATGGGCGCCTTGCTGGGCATCGGCGCGATGGGCCTCTGGGTTTATATCCTCGGCCGGCACCACATCAGCCACGCCTATCCGATCTTCGTCGGTCTGGGTTTCCTCAACATCACCCTGGCCTCGTGGCTCTTCCTGGACGAGGCGATCAGCAGCCGCCGCCTGGCCGGGACCGGGCTTATCCTTGCGGGAATCGTCGTTGTCCATCTCCAGTCGCGAGAGACAGGGACCGGCATCACCCAAACCGGGTCAGACACCATGCCTGCTGAGCCAGCCGAGAAGACGAGCCGCTGAGATGATCGCCGCCAAGATAATCCTGGTGCTACTGGCCTCGCTCTCCGCAGCCTTCGGCAACACCCTGCTCAAAGTCGGCGCCTCCCACGGCCTGGAAGGCGAGGAGTTCACCTTGCGGCACCTGCCGCGGACATTCCTCAAGCCGGCCATCATCGGCGGCATCGCGCTCTACGGCATCCAGCAGCTTCTGTGGATAACCGTGCTCAGGGTCATGGACCTGTCAGTGGCCTACCCGCTCATGATCGGCCTGAACTTCAGCTTCATCATGGCCGCCGCCTGGCTTTACTTCAAGGAACCCGTATCGGCGGGAAGGCTGGCGGGTGTCGTCATGATATTCGCGGGCGTCCTGACGATAGCGACAGGCTGAGGTCCTACCACTGTCAGATACCGGCCTCAGCGCAGCGCGCCGCCAGAGTGGACCTGGTGATCCTTCCTCGCAACCGCCATCAGGTCGACGCGCGGCAGATTCAGCCGTTTCTCCCGCCAGCCCAGCTTCACCAGCAGCTTTTCCAGCATCCTGGCCACGAAGCCGCTGTACTGGGAGACCTTGCTGACCAGAAAGCCCAGGTTCACCAGGAAGGGACTCGAACGGGTCTCAACCACGCTGAATCCGGCCCGGCCCATTGCTCCTGTCAGCGAACGGCGGTCGTAATAATAGATGTGCTCCCGTATCTTGGAATAACCGAACCACCTTCTAGCCATGATCCGGGCCCAGATGCTGCCGGCGTCGGGAACGCTGACAAAAAGATAGCCACCCNNNNNNNAAGATAGCCACCCTTTTTCAGCACCCGGTTTATCTCCCTCAGCTCCGAGAGCGGATCCGACAGATGCTCGAGCACATCCCAGAGTACGACCGCGTCGAACTCGCCGTCGTTATATCCAGCTTCCGCCAGCGGACCGATATGGATATCCAGTCCCAGGTTCTCACGGCCCCAGCGGGCGGCAAACTCTGATATCTCCACGCCCCGCACCTGGAAACCCCGCTTGCGGGCCTCGTCCATGAACCAGCCGGTGGCGCAGCCAGCCTCCAGCAGCCTGCCGCCCTTCAGATATCTTTCCATCACCTGGAGCCGGCGCTTCGAGGTCTCCCGGATATCCCCCTCGAGCTGCATGTAGTCGGCATAGCCCCAGTCCAGGTGCTCGCCGCTTAAGAAATATTTTTCCTGGTAGTCGGGAAGCAGCTCTTCATAAGTCGGCTGGGGATAGACGAAGATGGCGCCGCAGGAGCCGCACTTCTTCAGCTGCAGACCCTTGATGAGATAGAGATCGGGGACGTCGGATGAGGAACAAAGGCTGCAATGCGCCCGGTCACCGGAATCGCCGGAATCACTGGAGCCGGCACGAGGGCTGGAACCGGCGAAGGCGCTCATACCCAGTTGAGGAAGTCCTTGAGCATGTGCGCGAAGTTGACCACGTCGCCTGGGGAGCGCACCTTGCGCACGGTGTTCATCACTACGTGCGGCTGCATGTAGAAATCGCGGTACGCCCGTTCGCGGGCTGCCATCACCTGGTCCGCGCGCAACTGCGGCGTTGTGATGACCGAGAAGTTCTGCTCGAAGAATTTCCAGTCAGAGTCGTCGAGCCAGCCGCTCTCCTGGCAATGGTCGTAGAGCTTGGAGCCCGGGAAGGCGACTGCGCAGTAA encodes:
- a CDS encoding B12-binding domain-containing radical SAM protein, encoding MSGIRKKVVLLYPRNHYQKIYHPWTWAPLPILAVSAPLFAEGFEVVLIDANVDPGWQQKVVRESRDALLLGISCMTGAQIHFALEAAKAVRDAGLKLPIIWGGYHPSILPEQTSQNKYVDAVVRGQGELTLLEIANRLSQGEDFADVDGITMTRDGETVNNTSRPVADINDFPRLPYEKLDNPKQYLNSMHVGTRVINYVSSQGCPARCQFCAEPLVYGRRWKAYTPDRVLSDLEWLESYLGVNGIMYFDSTYFVKESRARAISQGMVDRGMKFGWAANARAPQLGRFADETFDILKESGLWAFLVGAESGSETQLATMQKDIGPEDILEAARVASRHGIKISYSFIVGFPGETENEIEETWDVMEQVSKIVGEYNSQLHFYAPTPGNALYDAAVELGLQSPASLEEWAKFTTVTGSLPWMSKGFLNRMRQREFYMVYGYPSEWVRRRASRSRLRRTYVGVASGLSSARCRHHYWGMPLDWWLLRGVRGAISEG
- a CDS encoding glycosyltransferase family 39 protein, which codes for MTDRNRTTEPETAVSHRSWAILTALVLLALAIRMAAVSFRPMLQGDEAIYIRMAGNLASDSGALGLMEYMDLFFPPLYSWMMAGLDQILGDMILSGHAVAVIFGSLVPIPVFLLGRALLSERTGLMAAALITLNPLLVDTSSRLFGTGVFLFFLTFGMYFTWKLITGFHRIDGIMAGASMGFAYLAGEEALYYMSILVPLSLAVAWQRRAWNRLAVPALAAVAVFMLFAVPYALYLHQVQGGWSLTGGSSTPEAMAVEHLLKPDTVAWDRYAYGFDAGSEQLRLENYLESKGPTGPLRFFLEDPWGGFKRFFSMGYDFHAEEMAKLIPLTLLPLLGLGLFARGWDRRRAARTGFLWLMISPAFIGFMLYFQSYFFIEYLPPLMVLAAMGWRRLEQWGAATAEYCFSGSLRERLTSWSPLLLAMVVMLPLLALSGVTVLKQRYPVEKLDSANWITATAGEGKRIMDREPATAIYAGAEGVILPYADYNSTTDYALRADVDYLVISVVDVRDWRPELGPLLEGEDRHPEWTLVNTVRPGTDKETLIFELKRNG
- a CDS encoding glycosyltransferase family 39 protein, with the protein product MKASTSANGSRSGAGGFRLGAGWILALLVLTALSLRVAASLTRPMIQYDESAYLRMAENLAAGLRPTEVSGMTATHFTILLPALIAGVSFILGDFVLSGYVVAIFFGALIPIPTYLLGKELVDGRVGLMAAALMAINPLFINTSEFIYTEVVYIFFLLVAVFFGVRMIREGDHRGSLLCGASLGLAYLANPAACYYLVILNAVLLVRALQKRWWRRLAVAASLFIVAFSVIAVPYVFFLHGELGKWTYSGKAAAGPINAATRNLQHASVWDSERELLALNEQGTELLLIEMEADETVANPIAFMINYPKQAFKNFGDQVDVLHTSVFAQVAPLWLLPLLGVGLFAYGWNRKQALSAGYIFLLMTPAILVLAISAHSRFFMPYAPLLMIWVAQGWQKMEAWAAETLELSLADPPRSRLMKLAPWFVGLLVIVPVFAYTISGAVTNVISKSHPIEYREAGEWLRQDAGTGQRIMGRNASAAYYAGGISVALPYADYDRTTAFAKARDTDYLIISAGDIYSLRPHLVKLLEDAGTHPDWTLVHKEEEGTPREVMIFRLNR
- a CDS encoding DegT/DnrJ/EryC1/StrS family aminotransferase, which produces MEVPYVDLAATYHGLKDEIDEAVAKVLAGGAYVLGENTRAFEEEFAAWAGTRHAVGVGSGTDALYLALKALDIGPGDEVLTVSHTAVNTALAISKAGARPVFVDIEPGTFCMDPERLEAARTEHTRAVMPVHLYGHPVDMGRILDFAGRNSLAVVEDCAQAHGAAFKGRAVGTMGAVGCFSFYPTKNLGACGDGGAVTTDDPELAEKIRSLGNCGQGSERYRNIYKGDVSRLDELQAAILRVKLRALDGWTECRRETAALYNRLLSDPGLVSGLVTPVEAEWARHVYHLYVIRSSERDRLREHLTGSGIQALVHYPAPVHLQPAFAGESHNPLPETEKAVAEILSLPVYPEISSAQVEYVAKTILDFH
- a CDS encoding radical SAM protein, whose protein sequence is MDNVGLDKVPIGAMKILSCYHEVQQILAGKMPVPRTMEFFLSNVCNHACAGCHSRYMHKSEDQFLDFDTLKEVVTDFSELGVEGVEISGGGEPLMYPQIIQAIAFMRGKGLKVGMFSNGTLLTDELSEFLVQNLLFLRIAFDAGTPETYKKIHGRDQFDTLIRNLETIVGYKSKHGKDKAVDAKAGPRRMTDAKYGTATVGAKYLVSTKNWHELSRAAELARDIGLDYLQFKALRASKFTPEGEVLDQAREEAKKAEALSDDRFQVFGSLEKTKPIGRCFLNPIHPVVDAKGDMYLCAFFHHRKDTHRIGNIYEKSFPEIWYSERHFEAFRSTKPKECAVFDCPFHEAAVLARAWIVENQKHLEFI
- a CDS encoding glycosyltransferase family 2 protein; protein product: MSQESQAGSSGSADAAVEPEMDDAGGLRLSVCVPCYNEEAIIDASYRRIKDTCEAQGVTYEIVFGNDGSADATLKMLEAIAAADPAVRITTHFPNRGAGYTYRELYSAARGEIIVQMDCDLAMPVEVSIPTFLAALENADLAVGSRYVGIKADYPLKRRVFSRGYTMLTRLLFDLSVVDTQTGFMGFYRKILPSLDLSADGFELLVEFIAQANAAGFRIAEVGLPWFHDTTSGETEVWSESVKMLKGTLRVKRRFNQLKKQKSHQAAAR
- a CDS encoding radical SAM protein, yielding MRVLLINPPYRSQIIRRYVCSYNAPNFLFPPLELMYLSAQAKLVDGCEVKLMDCIASKLTPEAALEQAAACRPDVVLSIMAIEYFDNDIEFLGRLRRQMSEALVGCFGHLPSNHGEETLRATGADFVLAGEPDVAFRKLLERLAAGGDSGGFRPGDAAELAGGESSRRDAVVLAGEGVAVIGGDGIFIPAEFQRNPSLDELPYADQSAIDHSLYGEPFFGHPYTTFLSSRGCPFPCAYCVRTYGRKFVMASAEHVVDEVAAAVEQQGIRYFRFMDDTFTASRKRVLEICKGLGRIEAPITWSCLTRPNTIDGEVAAALRDAGCRRVYVGIESGSQKVLDYLKRGYKLEQVMDNLRQVRASGLEMVGWFIVGAPVETREDFELSLKLARELNLEFIAVSTLVPYPETELYEIEKDNIDFSLMPYVCQFKDQAGTEREAEFYRRYYLRPSYFVGKLGNLARHPGETIRATGDFLRYAVASRRDPNRKDLF
- a CDS encoding class I SAM-dependent methyltransferase, which translates into the protein MSAFAGSSPRAGSSDSGDSGDRAHCSLCSSSDVPDLYLIKGLQLKKCGSCGAIFVYPQPTYEELLPDYQEKYFLSGEHLDWGYADYMQLEGDIRETSKRRLQVMERYLKGGRLLEAGCATGWFMDEARKRGFQVRGVEISEFAARWGRENLGLDIHIGPLAEAGYNDGEFDAVVLWDVLEHLSDPLSELREINRVLKKGGYLXXXVAIFLSAFPTPAASGPGSWLEGGSVIPRYGSTSIITTAVR